TTCCATGGGCGGAACCACGAGCATTCTTGCAGCCGCCCGGCGGCCGGATCTAGTTCGTGGTCTCGTTCTGCTTGATCCCGTCATGATCCGGCGCAATCAGGGACGCTTACTTCAGTGGATGCGAAAGCTGGGCATTGGGTTAGGCCCTCACGATCTGGCAACGGGTGCGGAACGCCGCCGCTCCGTGTTTCCCGATCGCGCAACCATGGTTGAAAAATATACCGGCCGCGGGGCCTTCACCTCGTGGCCCGTCGATATGATCGCCGACTATGTCGAAGGTGGCACGCGCGACTTGCAAAGTGGTGAGGTGGAACTCACCTGTGCGCCGGCGTGGGAAGCCGCGAATTTTCGTGGGCATGAGCACGATACATTTGTGGCACTGCACAAAGTAAAATGTCCCATCAGCCTGGTTTACGCAGGGGCGGGGTCGACCTGCCGGGGCGACGCCCCGCAGATTATTGGGCGACAGGACAAGCAGGCCATCATCTTGCGCCTTGGGACAGCGTCACATTTCCTGCCCATGGAGTTTCCAGACATTGCGCGCCGCGAAATAGAGGCCCTCGAAGACAGGGTGAACGCCCAGAAAAGCTGACAGAAAACCCAAAAGGTTAGGGTTTTCGGTCGCATTCCTGCCTCAATCCCTCGTCATTCTGGTGATGGGTACGGATTTGATCTGAGGGTTTTTCATGAACCGGACTGGGCTGGCTCTTGCGTTAAGCACGTGTCTCTTTCTGAGTGGAACAGCATTGGCCAATGAGGCACGCTATTCCATGACGGAAACAGGCGATGGTTTTCTGCGGCTTGATACGCAAACAGGTGAAGTGTCTCACTGCCGGGAAAAAGCAGGGGGCTTCAGTTGCGAGTTAGCTGCTGATGAACGTGCAGCGTATGACGCCGAGATTGCCGCTCTGACAGAACGCCTTGAGAAACTGGAAGCAAAAACACCTGCAGAGCGTGCAGGGGTACCAACGGAAGAAGAGCTCGACGAAGCATTTGGGTTCTTCGAAAAGATGACCAAGCGTTTTGCGAGGGCAGCGCGTATCTTTGGTGAAGAGATGCAGAGCATGGATGAAGAGCTGCAGCAAAACCCACTGAGAAATGAATCAAACCCGTGAACCCGAATTGAAGACAAGACTGAGCTGGAACAAGATAATCAGGAGCGTGACATCATGATTGTGAAGTTCGACGAACCAGATCCGAAACGCGCAGAAAAAGAAGCGGAGATCAAGAAACTTGATGATCGTAGCCTGCGCAAACTCTACAATGAAACCCGGGCCGCAGCGAGAGCAGCCCGCCGGGCGCTGAACATGGAAGAACTCTACCGCTTGGTGCGAGGGACAAAGACCATTCAGCGTATCGCAGGTGAGCGTGGCATGATCATTCGCTCCGTTCTGCCGCGCACCGTTCGCTCCTGAGCGGGCTCAAAGCAGACCGTTTAGCGGATTTAAGACGCGTACTCTTTCTGGAGAGCAGCTCCGATGCGCTCGTTCATCATTTCGATGGACCCGTCTGTATATCCCGCAATTTTTGCTGAGATGAGATGACGGCCAAGCCCATGCTCCTCCCGTAGCCCATTCGCACCCATCGCTTGAATGCAAGCCTCAATGAGCGTCACGGCGCGTTCAGTTGCAAATTTTTTGGCCTGCGCCGCCCGCGTGACGGCGTCCCGCTCTTCATGAATCAAAGTTCCCGCCCAGTGGGTCAGCGCGCGCATCGCTTCCAACTCAGTTGCCACGTCAGCAAGCGACCATTTCAACCCTTGGTGTTGAAGCAATGGTTTGTCAAAAGCGGTCCGCACCGCACCATAACTCACAGCTTTTTCGAGAGCATCGGCAACAAGCCCCGCGCACATGGCTGCCACATAGACGCGCGCACCATTGACGCCAGACATGGCGGATTTAAAGCCCTCGCCCGGTCCGGCAAGAACATCTTCATCGGCAACGAAGTAGCGATCAAGTTTGAAACCGCCAGCGCCAATCCCATGCCCACCGCTGAGCGCATAAGGCTCAACGCGAGAAAAGCCGGGCTTTGTTGCATCGACAAGAAACGAGCCGACACCTCGCCAGCCACCTTCTGGGTCACCTGACGGTTTGCATTGAGCGTAGGTTACAAACAGGTTGGCAATTCCTGCATTGGTGATCCAGCCTTTTTCACCCGTGAGCTCCCAACCACCATCCACTTTGGTGGCCCGAGTTGTAATGCCGGCAAAGTCACTTCCGGCCCCAGGCTCGGACAGGGCCGTGGCCGCAAACAGATCACCGGACAAGATGCGGGGAACATATTCGGACAAATGCCGTGGGTTTGAGGTGGCGGAAAGCCGTGCCGCCACATTCTGCGTATTGATGAGCGCAAAGATGAAGGGCATGTCTGCCCGTGACATGTCTTCGCAAAGGGCGAGCTTCGTCAGGAAAGAGAGACCAAAGCCACCGGCCTCAACAGGGGTCTCCAGTCGCATGAGGCCTGCATCGGCTGCCTGTTTCAGGGCAGCCACTGGTTGTCGTTTCTCTGCTTCCCACCGAGCGGCATTGGGTTCGACAATCTCGCGCCGAAAGTGGGCAGCTGTTTTGAGATATTCTTCGGCGTTCATGAGTGTTCTCCAGTTAGACGCCCAATCCTGGCACAACGAACTTCTCAAGACCCGTTTTCATGTCAGGCGGAATGGGAATGGCTTTGCGGGCCACGAGATCAAGCGCGATGGCGACAGCCTCTGCAGTCGCAACGCAGCTGCCGGTTTCCACATCAAACAGCCAGTGCGCCCAGGTATAGGTCTTGTCAGTCACTTCCTTGAGGCCGCTTCTGAGTGTCAGAACATCGCTGACCTTGGGTGCGTCCCGATAGACAAAACGGTACTCTAGCGCCGCACCGCCGGTGGTGCTGTCTTTTGAGCGATCATCGCCGCGGGTCTGCGCCAGCAGATTAGGAATAGAGTCGGATACAATGCCCATAAACCGGCGTGTCGCCAGAAAGTCTCCCGTCACACACCAGTCGCGCATCACTTCTCCCTGAAAGGTTGTGAGCAGGCCCATTTCTTCAGCATCGCCCAGACTTGGTGCGGAACGGGGCGGTGTGAGTTCAAGCCCCCGGGGGCTGCCATGCGGCGGCACCTCAACTTTGACAGCCTCTGCTTTCGCAATCATCGCATCGGAGATGGGAACCTGTGTGCGGTCGGTGTCTGACCGCAGGCTTGCATGTGCAAAGAAGGTCGCCGCCACATCGCCGGACACCGTGTTCAGCATTTCAAAGTAGCAGGTAAGCCGATTTGCATCCGCCTCCACCACGCCACCTCGAATGAAGATGGGTGCGCCAGGGCGTTGTTCCCGTAAGAATCGAATGTGATGGTCCTCGGCAACAAGGCGCGCGCCGGTCCGTTCGATCTCATCCCGCCCGTGGCCCAGCTGAAGGCTGAGAGCTGCGAGCGCATTGGTGGCTTTCTCGGAATAGAACTGCACGTTCATGTGCCCCATCCCGTCGGTTTCCCAGGTCTGCACCGAACTGCGGTAAAGCTCAACTAAACTCATGAAACTCTCCAGTTAATGTGGATAGGTATATGCGTGTGACGAACTCAACCGAGTCTGTCGCGAATTTCGTGTGGCAGATCGACGGCCTTGCGTGTCTCCCGCGAAATAAGGAGGGCGGTCCCTTCGCTCGCTGCTGCGGCCTCGCCCGTCTCCGCGTCAAACATCCAGTGCCGATAGCGCAGCGTCTTGGCATCCTGGGCTTCCAGGCCGGTGCGCACAAAGAGCGTCTGTCCGGCATTGAGTTCCTTAAAATAGGCAAGCCGCATCTCAACCGTGGCAGTTGCAAGGCCTTTGGCTTTTTGTGAATGGCGGTCAAGCCCTGCCGCTGCCCACATATGCCCCTGACACTCAGAAAAGCGCGCGAGATAGAAGCGGGAGTTCATATGGTCGTTGGCATCACACTCCCAGCGATTAACGGCAGAGCGGTTTGTTTCGTGCATCCCCTTGGTCTCTGCGCGCTGGAGTGACACATCGCGATCCAGAGACCCATCCGGCTGCGAGCGCGGTTGTGCTGCGTCGGGCCGGTCGACCATGATTTTTTCAGCCTGGCTGCGCATATGGTCGGTCCAGGGAACGAGCTTGCGTGCATTCAAATCAAAATGTCCTACATCGACGACGAGGGTCGCAGAGAGTGTATCAGTGAGCGCATTGCGGACTTCCTGATAGATCCGCATCGTTTTTTCATTGAGTGAAAGGACACCTGAGCGCACCGCGACCAGATCGCTCGCGAACAGTTCTTTGTGAAACCGGATGTGGTGTTCCAGAGCGACATAGGTTGTTCGCTCGGTTTGTTGGTGCTTGTATCCAAGACCCAAAAAGGCTTGTTGATGGAAGGCGGCATCTGACGTTTTCCCCATATAGAACTGAATGTTCATATGGCCCATCTCATCGCATTCCCACGGGTTCACATAGCCGCGATAAGTGTCGATCATCTCACCCATCCTACGTGACCTTCATGAGATAGGGCGTGAGCCTGGCATTCTCTTCATCGCTAAAGGCGACGGTTTTACGGGCATCCAGGTCGAGCATGACAGCCGCTGCCTCGCCGGTTGCCATCAACGCGCCGGTTGAGGCGTCAAACAGGAAATGCGCAAAGCGCAAGACCCGGCCCATCACCTCGACCATGGCACTTTTACCCACAAGCACGGTACCGGCACGAACATCTGTCAGTCGGTCAAGCCGCATTTCCAGAACCACCGTGCCCCGCCGCGCTTTGATCATGGTGTCACGATCAAACCCAACATGTTGCCAAAGGTGGGCCGCGCCATCAGAGAACCGGCCCATGATGTGTTGCTGGCGCATAAGGCCTGTTTCGTCGCAATGCTCTGGATGCACGACACCTTGATAGATGGGGATCAGGCTCGAAGCCGCCTGATCATCAAGCTGAAGATGTGGGAGAGAAGAGGCTCCGGGCACACCGCGAGGAAGTGCCAGGTCCGACGGGCGCGCGTAGGGCCCGGCATCCAAATCTGCGGGAAGGTCAGTCCGGCTGGTAAGCGTTGCAGCAAGGACGCCGGTTGCCGAGTTGCGAAGCTCATGGGACAGGATGAGTCTTCCCTCATGTGTGCCAGACGTTCCGCTCATCACGGCGAAAATATCGCCTGCCCGTAATTCTCGATGAAAACGAATATGATCTCGACTTGATATGACAGGTCCGGTTTGCCCATGAGAGACAGCAAATGCCCGGTTGGCATCGGATGCCGCCGCCACATAGAACTGAACGTTCATATGACCCACTTCATCGCAGTTCCATGTGTTGACGATGCTTTGAACTGTCTGGATAGGCTCGGTCATGAAAACTCTCAGAAGGGCAGTGCAAGGAATGCAGGACGCGGCGCACTTTAGAAAGTGCGGGAGAAAAAGTCATATTGTCAGGGGCGAGCGAGGGCGCCCCGACGTTATTTGGTGCTCCGGGTCATTTCGTAACCTGGTTGAGAAACGCATCCATACGTTTCACTGCTGAGGCGGCGAGTTCGCCAGGAAACGCGACAAAACCATGGGCGCCGCCGGGATAGATGGCGAGCTCTGCGTCATTCCCCGCCGCTGCCCAGCGGGCATGCATGAACAGACTATCGTCCAGAAGCGCGTCCGCTGTTCCAACACTGAAGAGGGCAGGCGGCATACCTTTAAGGTCGGCAAACAGTGGCGAGATGTCCGGGGCCGAGGCGTCGGAACCTTTGGGAATAAAACACTCATCAAACTTATGCAGGTCATGGGTGCGCAAAATCAGATAGGGCTCATCACCAAAGGCGCGAGCACTTGGCGTCCAGCGCAGATCAAATGCCCCGAATACGAGATTGGCCCCAGCAAAGTCCGTATACCCATGGCGGTCGCGCATTCGCAGTAGTGTGACCGCTGCCAGATGAGCACCGGCACTCTCGCCACCGACGGTCAGCACGTCCGTCCCAAACTCGGTCTTGGCGTTATCGATGAGCCACTGGGCGGCTGTTTCGCAATCATCAGGTCCGGCAGGATATGGGTGCTCAGGGGCAAGGCGGTATTCAACGCTGACGCAAGCCAGCCCGCAATTGTCTGCTATCCGCTCAAGCATCGGGTCCTGGCCATCGGCGGAGCCAAATACCCATCCCCCACCGTGAAAATGAAGGTAGACACCCTTGGGATTTTCAGGAGCGATGATCCGCAACTCCACGTCGCCGCCTTTGCCGGGGATGGTGCGTGTGACGGCGCGGTCGGATTTGGGAACCAGCGGGAAGGGGCCCTCGCCGCGGTCGCGACGGGCGCGGGCTTCGGCGACCCCAATGTCCCAATTGTCGTCGGATTTTTCCAACAGCTCAATCAGCGCGTCGTTGATCGCTTTGGTTTCCGCAGATACAGCATTTTCGCCAAACAAAGCTGGATCGAATGGATTCGTGTCCGCCATCATGTCCCCCATATTTCTAATTCTTTGGTCCGCAAGATATAGAAGTGGCTCCCGGGCGTCTATTTACCAACCAGACGCAACGTAAGCGCGTCCCGAAAGTCTGGCATGGTTGATCCTGGTCAAAGCGGGGGGAGCATGGAGCCGCCACCATGCAGCCTCGGAGACAAAGGGAGAGAGTATGGAACCCATATGCCGCGACCGCATCGCGTCAGCCCGCCTGATGAGAGAGTATGGCTTGGACAGTGAAGGGGCAAAGCGCCTCTTTTCACTCAAGAGTTGTGCAATGGCGTCAGACTGCTGCCATCGCGAAGTCTGTCGCGATCTGCTCGAGACAGTCTGGCAGGTGAGAAACCCGCCAGACGGATTTTTGTCATCCCCACTTTAGGGGGACGCCTAGTGAGCCCAACTAGTGAGCCCAACTAGTGGGCCCGGGGGACCCGGCTAATCCGTTCAGGAAGAGGGCGTGGTGTGGTTTCGCCGCTGTCCATCGTTGCCGCGACAAGTTCAACAATTTCAGGAGCAGCCGTCGCGACGCTGCCGGAATTAAACGGTGGTTCGGGTGCGTATTCAATCGCCAACTGAAGAGCTTTGGCATAGTCCTCGCCCGCGAGTTGTGCGGAAAGATAAAGCCCCATATCAATACCTGCTGAGACGCCGGCGGCGGTGATAATGTCGCCATGGTCAACCCAGCGCTCGGCAACAGGTGTTGCCCCATAGCCTTCAAGCACATCATAGCGGGCCCAATGGGTCGTTGCCTTCTTGCCATCGAGTAGCCCAGCGGCAGCCAGAATGAGAGAGCCGGTACAAACAGAAGCATTGATCTTGGTTGTTTTCGCGATTTTGCGAACCCAGTCCATTTGATGGGGGTCGTTGCGCACGGCTTCATCGGCAAAACCACCGGGAATGAGAAGAATGTCGGCACTATCTACTTCGTCGATGCTCTTGGGCGCATAGATGTCGATGAGGCCATTATCATTGGCGACCATGCCAGCTTCTTTGGCAACGAAGGTAACTTCTGCATCCGGTAAGCGGCTGAGAGACTCAAACGGGCCAATCGCATCAAGCGTTGTGAACCCGTCATAGAGAAAAATCACGATGTGCATGTGGTGCACTCCCATGGTTACTGACGAGTGTAACTTAGGGAGTGGTGCGTTTGGCGGAAATGACATCAATCGGACGGTTTCTGCCAAACGCACTATGTGGGTCACTAGTCGCTGGATTGTGAGAAGGCTACCAGGGCTAGAACGACAAATGCAGCAATGACGCCAACGATCGCAATGGAGAAGAGCGTGAAAGTGAGTGTGTTCCAGTCAATGCCTGTGAAAGCGAGACCGCGGCCACCGGTCATGCCAGAGACAAAAGACGCCAGGATATTACCCCAACCTGTCGCAATGAGGCCCCAGGTAATGATGGATGAACGCCCCTCACTCAAGGTGAGCTGCTTTGCGGCGGCAGCCACGGCGATCATCATCATGCCATTCAGGGTGCCTTCAAGGTGTGCCATCCGCCAGGCGCGTAGTGCCTCAGCTTCAATTGCGCCACCGCCTGCGGCAACTGCATCCAGCGCCCACAAAAAGGGGACGCCCGCAGCGAGCCCCAAAATAAAGATAAGGGCTCCATGTCCAATCAGTAAACTGTGATGTCGAGTTGGCATTGTATTCCTCCGGTGATTGTCTAACGTGTCGGCTTAGAACTGAAAGCCAGGGGCGCGAACCCCTGGAAAAAAAATTGGGAGATACTCAAATGATCGGATACGCAACACTTGGATCGAACGACCTTGAAAAGGGTGCGAAGTTTTATGATGACTTCCTTGGTGCCTTTGGCGGCAAACGCGCTTTTGGCATGGACCGCATCATTTTCTGGAATGACGCAAAGGGCGGCGCGATGCTTTCTTTGTGTATTCCTTACGACGAGAAAACGGCGACGGCAGGCAATGGCAACATGCTCGCACTCGCAGCTGAGTCGACAGAAGAAGTCGATGCCATGTACAAAAAGGCGATTGAACTGGGTGCGACAGACGACGGTGAGCCTGGTGCGCGCACCGACAATTTCTATGGTGCCTATTTCCGGGACCTTGATGGCAACAAGATTTGCTGCTTCAAATTTACTTAAGACGGTCTCCGTCATTGCAGAACATTCCAGCGGGCGTCCACGTGGCGCCCGCTTTTTCGTGTGCTGTTCATGGTCAATAGGCTCCAGCCCACATGTCCCAGTCTCGTGACAGGCCAGGGCCAGCCAGAGCCCAATTCGGTCGTGCGCCGATAAGTTTCGCAGCTGTTGCTGGGAAATTGGTCATCATCCGGCATTGGCTCCAATTGAGGAATCGATACCGGTTGAGAGCCTTGTTCATTTCAGGCACTGGGTCTCGACCACATAGCAAAGCTTCAGCTGCCGCCGTCGCAGCAACAGCAGATCGGACCATGCCGTCGCCGGTAATGATCGGCGCGCCGCCGTTATAGATGTAAGAAAGATCGAGCGTGTCTTTCTGCCGGTTCTTAAGCCCACGCCAGGGCGAGCAGGGAACAGCGGCCTGCCCCATGGTCTCGTCAATGTCATGAGGCTCCAGCCCAAGCTCCCCACCAACGCCGATGATTTCGTCGGTGAGTGCTTCATATTCATGGGCTTTGTCAAAGCTTCCTGCTTTGGCGACACGATAGAAGATCCCGTAATAGCGAGCGTCTGGTGAGAGCGGGTCCTGGAACGGATAAAGAACCGACATATCAAGTCCGCCGTCCCGGTGGATAAAGGCGCAGAACGCATCATGGCTTTCAAGCACCCCTTTCGAGGGGCGCGCATTGTCGGTAAACGTAATCTGCGAAGCGAGAACGAACTCTGTGGGGGCAGGTGCTTCCCAGATTGTTTCCGCATTCTCAAGCGGCTTTGGCTTTGCGTTGACAATTAAAGGTCGGTCACCTGGAGCAAGGGTGCGCAACGCCTGCCAGTCATTTACTTCTTCTTCGATATGGTTGACGCCCGCGCGCTTCGCGAGAGCGATCAGCGCTCCAGCAAGACGCGAGTTACGCACGCCATAGGCGAGGGGTTCCCGCGTCGAGCGATCCTTCCGCACGCCCTCACTTGTCATCCAGGTGGTGGGACGGCGAAAACTGTAACTGTCTTGATTGACGTCACACAACGTCGCCTGCTGGCGATAGGTGATCGCCTGCGTCCAATCCTCTCCATACATTTCCCGCAGAACATCAGCTCGATCGATCCCAAGGGCGGCGGCGTAGTAGTCAATGCTGCGCGCTCTGAGCGTCACCCCGTTGATGAGACGCCTGCTTTCCGCAACAGGGGGAGCAGCAATCACCACACGTCCTGCAAATTCAGGTGCTCGGTTGAGGCAGGCTGCAAGCACCGCAGCGCCAATCCCATTGCCACTGATGACAACGCTGTCATAGGCGCAGTCTGCCTGAGGCCGGTTCAACCCTCTCCAGGCAGGCAAATAGGCGTCGCGCCCTTTGATGGCGAATGTATCAAGCATGGAGCCCTCTCTTCAAAATTAGAGTTTAAACTCTAAGAAAGTAGAGCTTATACTCAAAAAACTTGACGTCAAGGGATGACACGAGCGAGTAGGACAGGTATCCAAAGCGTATGGCAAAAACAGCGGCAAACAGAGCATTACTGGGAGAGCGGGGTGCTCCATCCAAGGGAGCGGCAACCCGAGCGCTGATTGTGGAGACGGCACTCCGTCTCTTTAATGAGGAGAATGCGAGCGACGTCAGCACCAATCAGATTGCCGCTGAAGCGGGCATTAGTCCTGGCAACCTCTATTACTATTTTCGCAACAAGGAGGAGATCATCCGTGCTCTCTTCCCAGACATTCGCGATGGCATAGCCGAACCGCTCACCTACCCAAAGGGAGAACCGATTTCAGCAGAGCGCATGGCCAACGACTATCTCAGCGCGATTGAGGTGCTCTGGGCTTACCGCTTCTTCTTTGCCGACCTCATCGGTCTGGGTCAGCGCGATCCGGAGTTGGGCGCCATGATCCAGACGCTGCAAGACGACACGATCATGACCATGGGCAACATGTACAAGGACATCATGGATCAGGGCGACATGGTGGCTGTCGACAAAAAGACGAATGAGCTTCTGGCGCTCAATTCGTTTCTCGTGTGGTTTAGCTGGGTATCCTTTATGGACCGCGCATCCGACCCACGTGGAAAGCGTGAGCAGCGATTGGCTGATGGGGCGCTTGCCTGTCTCGCAATCATTGACCCCTATCTGAAACCCACCTACCGCACGGCGGTGCATGACGCGCTGGACGCGCTCATGAACCGACGGCAGAAGAAACGCCCAAGAACGGGCAGGCATTAGCCCGCCAGCGTGCACTTCCCATTATTGATGACCATGACATCGCGCTCTTTCACGCGGGCCTGGAAGGAGAGCACGTTCCCGTCGCGCCAGGTGTCGACGGTGATGGTTTCTCCTGGATAGACCGGTGACGAGAAGCGCACATCAAAGCCGGTAATCTGTTTCGGGTCATAGTCACAGACATTGGTGATGATCGCGCGGCAACAAGTACCATAAGTGCAAAGCCCGTGAATAATCGGTGCGGGGAACCCGACAGCCTTTGCAAACTCAGGGTCCGCATGAAGCGGGTTCCGGTCGCCCGACAATCTGTAGAGTAGCGCCTGGTCTGGTGCCGTGACCGCATCAAAGGACTGGTCCGGCGCGCGGTCGGGAATGGCATGTGGTACAGGTGCCCCTTCTGTGGGGCCTCCAAAGCCGCCATCGCCCCGGGCAAAGGTGGTGGAGAGCATGGTGCAAAGGGCGTCGCCGCTTTCTTTTTCGCGAATGCTCGTTTCGCTTGCAATTACAGCGCCTTTGTCAGCGCCCTTGTCCCATGCACCCACCACTTTCGTGTCGACCAGAATGTCGGCGGCTATCGGCAGCGGTTTGTGCATGGTGAGCTTCTGCTCGCCATGAACGACCATGGCATAATTGATGCCGCTTTTTGCCATCGCCCCTGCACCCCAGGCGATCACGGTGGACATGGTGGGAACCGTCACCAGGTCTTTCTCATAAACAAAGGGCAATTCTTTTGCGTCAAGTTGATCCCGGCCAAAGCCAACGCCAAGCGCGTAAAGCATGGTCTCCCGGTCGCCATAAGAAAATTCCTGGCCCTCTGTCTTTAGGGTCATCAGTTCATCGTAATTGATCGCCATTTGCGTCTCCCGGTTTTTACTCTGTTGGGGATAGCAAAGCGCGAACGGCGCCAGAGCGCAAGGTGCTTAGAGCGCAAGGTGATTAGGTGGCAAGGCCTGCAAGCACTGCGTCCACATAGCGCTCGCATTCCTCAATACTCATGGGTTCATGGGCGATGAGGAGCCGGTACCAAAAGGGGGCGATAATCAGATCTTCGATCAGACGACGGTCAAGGTCTTCGCGGATGTTCCCACCTGCTATTGCCCGGTCGACAATCTGATTGAGGACAATCTGTCGAAACTCGGAAAAATGCGCACAAACCTCAACTTTCATGACCGGATCGCTCTGGACCTCAGCAAACATACCCGCCGCCGCCTCTCCGGCGATGGTCCCGCTCATCAATTCAAGCAGTGATTTCAGATAGGCTTTTAAATCCTCTACGACGTCCCCGTTCGCAGGGTCCGAAATTCGCTCATCCCCAATCGCATCAAAAAGATCGAGCAGGATGGCGGCTTTAGAAGGCCACCAGCGATAAATAGTGGTCTTGGCAACCCCTGCCTTGGCGGCGATCGCCTCTATGGTGACGCCTGGATAACCGTCGCCGTCGAGCAGTGCTGCTGCGGCCTCAAGTACTTTGCGGCGCGTCGCGACGGGAGTTTCGCGCGGTTTTTCCTCGAATCGCAGGTGTTCTGACATTTGTCCTCTATATCATAGGTCGAACAAAACGTATCGTATCTATTGACGATACGCAACGTAGCGATTATCTGTGGGTGAGGACACAGACTGACAGGAGCACTTCATGGCTGAAACAACCCCTCCGACGATTGCAACGCCCCTTGATCTTCCATGTGGTGCGCGCCTTTCGAACCGCATCGCTAAGGGAGCCATGACCGAAGGCTTGGCCGACCCCCTGAACCAGGCAACTGATGGCCATGTGGCTCTGTACCGAAAATGGTCTGAGGGCGGGGCAGGCATGCTGCTCACCGGCAATGTGCAGATTGATCGTCGTTACATGGAGCGTCCAGGCAATGTCGCCATTGATGGTCCGCAATCAAATGAAGCGAAGTCACGGCTTGCAGCTTTTGCTGAAGCGGGAACAATTGCGGGCAATCATCTCTGGATGCAGATTTCGCACGGTGGTCGCCAAACACCTGTAAGTGTCAACAAACACCCGGTCAGCGCTTCGGACCAACAGGTGGCGCTGCCGGGCAAGAATTTTGGCAAGCCGCGCGCTTTGGCACATGACGAAATTCTGGACGTGATCGATCGGTTTGTCCATGCCGCGACCATTGCAAAAGAAACCGGGTTCACCGGGGTGCAGCTTCACGGTGCACACGGATACCTGCTCTCGCAGTTCCTATCCCCTGATGTGAATACACGAACAGATGAATGGGGCGGTTCGCTGGAAAACCGCGCGAAACTGTTGCTCATGTCTGTGCGCGCTGTTCGCAAAGCTGTCGGCCCGGACTTCCCGATCAGCGTCAAGCTCAATTCGACTGACTTTCAAAAGGGCGGTTTCTCGACAGAAGACTCCATTACCGTTGCCCAATGGCTTGAGCAGGAAGGGCTGGACCTGCTGGAGGTTTCCGGTGGCACGTATGAGTCGCCGAAAATGCTGGCAGGCGATGGTCTGACACTTGATGCCGAACGCACACAGACCATGCGTCCGAGCACCATCGCGCGCGAGGCTTACTTCCTGGACTACGCCAATGAGATAAGAGGCGCCACCAAGCTGCCGCTCCTTGTGACTGGTGGTTTCAGGTCAACGCAAGGCATGAACGCGGCACTTGCGTCCGGCGCGGCGGATGCCATCGGCATCGGACGGCCCATGTGCGTGGATACAGATTTGCCCAACCAGTTGCTGCAAGAGAAGATCGCGGAAGCGCCCCGGTAT
The DNA window shown above is from Parvibaculaceae bacterium PLY_AMNH_Bact1 and carries:
- a CDS encoding TetR family transcriptional regulator (Derived by automated computational analysis using gene prediction method: Protein Homology. GO_function: GO:0003677 - DNA binding [Evidence IEA]) yields the protein MAKTAANRALLGERGAPSKGAATRALIVETALRLFNEENASDVSTNQIAAEAGISPGNLYYYFRNKEEIIRALFPDIRDGIAEPLTYPKGEPISAERMANDYLSAIEVLWAYRFFFADLIGLGQRDPELGAMIQTLQDDTIMTMGNMYKDIMDQGDMVAVDKKTNELLALNSFLVWFSWVSFMDRASDPRGKREQRLADGALACLAIIDPYLKPTYRTAVHDALDALMNRRQKKRPRTGRH
- a CDS encoding MaoC/PaaZ C-terminal domain-containing protein (Derived by automated computational analysis using gene prediction method: Protein Homology.) produces the protein MAINYDELMTLKTEGQEFSYGDRETMLYALGVGFGRDQLDAKELPFVYEKDLVTVPTMSTVIAWGAGAMAKSGINYAMVVHGEQKLTMHKPLPIAADILVDTKVVGAWDKGADKGAVIASETSIREKESGDALCTMLSTTFARGDGGFGGPTEGAPVPHAIPDRAPDQSFDAVTAPDQALLYRLSGDRNPLHADPEFAKAVGFPAPIIHGLCTYGTCCRAIITNVCDYDPKQITGFDVRFSSPVYPGETITVDTWRDGNVLSFQARVKERDVMVINNGKCTLAG
- a CDS encoding TetR/AcrR family transcriptional regulator (Derived by automated computational analysis using gene prediction method: Protein Homology.), with protein sequence MSEHLRFEEKPRETPVATRRKVLEAAAALLDGDGYPGVTIEAIAAKAGVAKTTIYRWWPSKAAILLDLFDAIGDERISDPANGDVVEDLKAYLKSLLELMSGTIAGEAAAGMFAEVQSDPVMKVEVCAHFSEFRQIVLNQIVDRAIAGGNIREDLDRRLIEDLIIAPFWYRLLIAHEPMSIEECERYVDAVLAGLAT
- a CDS encoding NADH:flavin oxidoreductase/NADH oxidase family protein (Derived by automated computational analysis using gene prediction method: Protein Homology.), whose amino-acid sequence is MAETTPPTIATPLDLPCGARLSNRIAKGAMTEGLADPLNQATDGHVALYRKWSEGGAGMLLTGNVQIDRRYMERPGNVAIDGPQSNEAKSRLAAFAEAGTIAGNHLWMQISHGGRQTPVSVNKHPVSASDQQVALPGKNFGKPRALAHDEILDVIDRFVHAATIAKETGFTGVQLHGAHGYLLSQFLSPDVNTRTDEWGGSLENRAKLLLMSVRAVRKAVGPDFPISVKLNSTDFQKGGFSTEDSITVAQWLEQEGLDLLEVSGGTYESPKMLAGDGLTLDAERTQTMRPSTIAREAYFLDYANEIRGATKLPLLVTGGFRSTQGMNAALASGAADAIGIGRPMCVDTDLPNQLLQEKIAEAPRYEDGLMLGKGWLLGQNSPSKLVRLINGMGAANWFMYQLLLQGREGKPNPELGLFTAFRRLQADDNAAGKALQR